Proteins from one Setaria italica strain Yugu1 chromosome V, Setaria_italica_v2.0, whole genome shotgun sequence genomic window:
- the LOC101775295 gene encoding uncharacterized protein LOC101775295 isoform X2: protein MQFPGCIVLVISLLKSESTRACEAAAGLLRNITSVSIYRKMAIESGAIEETISLLCKSTITPEMMEQCLCTIWNFSIDENWRYKIMRSDVLTKVVSYLDEEDIKVKEAAGGIISNLALSSSNHGALVEAGVIPKLVHLLQTKEDDYKIIRKEARSSLILLACDDYYHSLIIEEGLVRVPLVGSAAYKAFKPLPHSWPSFPDGSEIQRSSRPSKYGATELLLGLSVNEQDTKPDEAKINAMIGRSNQQFLARVGAIELDDEGNEQSGSEKNDLYTILPWVDGVARLVLILGLEDVSAIKKAARAIGDASTSEHMRASFKEAGAVKPLLQLLKHNDIPVREAAAYALEKLSVSSTICQKIKAEGGLELLVNTVKDPHTPVKQLEKIISVLSRMFDMGISMVAAPESYARENAMSAERNIQGDTASGNSGISHTFVNQEMASEMILDFDAISRLTKVLKEASPSLQAKVCCVLEHLAASEQHATSMTATCTGSVIETILEIGVIHGTRADSEDFDNRSSVATEEVSQAVSAAVRLLTKLLNFDLFVRSINTEKFTSLLRRMLKSSFPLQSKDWLAACLVKLESRAGLSGNHGMSSIDMEITIYQTIPRLVERMMTSFSFENKRSAVIELNKIISSGVLEYTRALADTGGIFPLVKMLEEGDGDALEATLAILYNLSMDPENHPAIIAAGAVPLLKRIILAEAPHWTSAIQLLRTLPV, encoded by the exons ATGCAATTCCCCGGTTGTATAGTCCTCGTCATTAGCCTCCTGAAGTCAGAGTCCACTCGTGCCTGTGAAGCAGCTGCAGGTCTTCTGCGTAACATAACGTCAGTTTCAATATACAGGAAGATGGCCATTGAAAGTGGAGCAATTGAAGAAACAATTAGTCTTCTGTGTAAATCGACGATAACCCCTGAG ATGATGGAGCAGTGTTTGTGTACCATTTGGAACTTTTCTATTGATGAAAACTGGAGATACAAGATTATGAGGAGTGATGTCCTAACAAAGGTTGTTAGCTACCTAGATGAAGAAGATATAAAAGTCAAAGAAGCTGCTGGTGGTATCATATCAAATTTGGCTTTAAGTTCCTCTAATCATGGAGCTCTGGTTGAAGCAGGTGTTATTCCAAAACTG GTCCATCTTTTGCAAACCAAAGAAGATGACTATAAGATTATTAGAAAGGAAGCTAGAAGTTCACTGATACTGCTAGCCTGTGATGATTATTACCACAGCCTTATAATAGAGGAGGGTCTAGTTCGGGTTCCTTTGGTTGGCTCAGCTGCATATAAAGCTTTTAAACCTCTCCCTCATTCATGGCCTTCTTTCCCTGATGGCTCTGAGATTCAACGGAGTTCTCGCCCCTCAAAATATGGTGCTACTGAACTGCTGCTCGGCTTGAGTGTCAATGAGCAGGATACAAAACCAGATGAAGCTAAAATTAATGCCATGATAGGGCGTTCTAATCAGCAATTTCTTGCACGTGTTGGAGCTATTGAGTTGGATGATGAAGGAAATGAGCAATCTGGATCTGAAAAGAATGACCTCTATACCATTTTGCCATGGGTGGATGGTGTTGCACGGCTAGTTTTAATTCTTGGTCTTGAAGATGTCTCTGCAATTAAAAAAGCTGCTAGAGCGATAGGTGATGCATCAACAAGTGAACATATGCGCGCCTCATTCAAGGAAGCTGGGGCTGTTAAACCTCTACTTCAGTTGCTGAAGCACAATGATATACCTGTTAGAGAAGCTGCTGCTTATGCATTGGAAAAATTAAGTGTCAG TTCCACCATCTGTCAGAAGATCAAAGCAGAAGGTGGACTTGAACTGCTCGTAAATACAGTGAAGGATCCACATACCCCAGTAAAACAACTTGAGAAG ATAATATCTGTACTTTCGCGAATGTTTGACATGGGGATTAGTATGGTTGCTGCG CCGGAGAGCTATGCTCGTGAGAATGCAATGAGTGCTGAGAGGAATATTCAAGGTGATACAGCTAGTGGAAACAGTGGAATTTCCCATACATTTGTAAACCAAGAGATGGCCAG TGAGATGATCTTGGATTTTGATGCTATTTCACGCTTAACAAAAGTTCTGAAGGAAGCGTCCCCAAGTCTGCAAGCAAAAGTTTGTTGTGTACTGGAGCATTTAGCAGCTTCGGAGCAACATGCCACTTCAATGACTGCTACTTGCACTGGTTCTGTAATCGAAACTATTCTGGAAATTGGGGTTATTCATG GGACCAGAGCTGATTCTGAAGACTTTGATAACCGTTCTAGTGTAGCCACTGAAGAAGTCAGTCAGGCAGTGTCTGCAGCTGTGAGGTTACTCACAAAGTTATTGAACTTTGATCTTTTCGTCCGCAGCATAAATACTGAGAAATTTACTTCTCTGCTAAGAAGAATGCTCAAATCCAGTTTTCCGCTTCAGTCAAAGGATTGGCTTGCAGCATGCCTTGTTAAGCTAGAATCAAGGGCTGGCTTATCAGGCAATCATGGTATGAGTAGTATAGATATGGAGATAACTATTTATCAGACTATTCCAAGGCTAGTTGAGCGAATGATGACctcattttcttttgaaaataaaagaagTGCCGTAATAGAGCTAAACAAGATAATATCAAGTGGTGTGCTGGAATATACAAGGGCATTGGCTGATACTGGGGGTATATTTCCACTGGTGAAAATGCTTGAAGAGGGTGACGGGGATGCATTGGAAGCTACATTAGCTATCTTGTATAATCTGAGCATGGATCCAGAAAATCACCCAGCAATAATTGCTGCTGGAGCGGTGCCTCTTTTGAAGCGGATTATTCTTGCCGAAGCTCCACACTGGACTAGTGCTATTCAGTTGCTGAGAACATTGCCTGTATGA
- the LOC101775295 gene encoding uncharacterized protein LOC101775295 isoform X1 has product MLPAVAAHLPRHHHHLGRRFLLRRHSLLPATPAKASCGAGRAGRLLLAGAFASGDGPPGQDVEYSASATSSGSAYLGLFVRLLGLDNDARDREHAVCTLYQYSLGGRKSLDEIMQFPGCIVLVISLLKSESTRACEAAAGLLRNITSVSIYRKMAIESGAIEETISLLCKSTITPEMMEQCLCTIWNFSIDENWRYKIMRSDVLTKVVSYLDEEDIKVKEAAGGIISNLALSSSNHGALVEAGVIPKLVHLLQTKEDDYKIIRKEARSSLILLACDDYYHSLIIEEGLVRVPLVGSAAYKAFKPLPHSWPSFPDGSEIQRSSRPSKYGATELLLGLSVNEQDTKPDEAKINAMIGRSNQQFLARVGAIELDDEGNEQSGSEKNDLYTILPWVDGVARLVLILGLEDVSAIKKAARAIGDASTSEHMRASFKEAGAVKPLLQLLKHNDIPVREAAAYALEKLSVSSTICQKIKAEGGLELLVNTVKDPHTPVKQLEKIISVLSRMFDMGISMVAAPESYARENAMSAERNIQGDTASGNSGISHTFVNQEMASEMILDFDAISRLTKVLKEASPSLQAKVCCVLEHLAASEQHATSMTATCTGSVIETILEIGVIHGTRADSEDFDNRSSVATEEVSQAVSAAVRLLTKLLNFDLFVRSINTEKFTSLLRRMLKSSFPLQSKDWLAACLVKLESRAGLSGNHGMSSIDMEITIYQTIPRLVERMMTSFSFENKRSAVIELNKIISSGVLEYTRALADTGGIFPLVKMLEEGDGDALEATLAILYNLSMDPENHPAIIAAGAVPLLKRIILAEAPHWTSAIQLLRTLPV; this is encoded by the exons ATGCTGCCGGCGGTCGCCGCCCATTtgccgcgccaccaccaccaccttggccgtcgcttcctcctccggcgccaCAGCCTCCTCCCTGCCACTCCCGCCAAGGCCTCGTGTGGCGCCGGCCGCGCAGGGCGCCTCCTCTTAGCCGGCGCGTTCGCCTCGGGCGATGGTCCTCCGGGACAG GATGTTGAATACTCTGCTAGTGCTACGAGTTCTGGATCTGCATACCTTGGTCTCTTTGTTCGTTTGCTTGGCTTGGACAATGACGCTCGTGATAGGGAGCATGCTGTTTGCACACTCTATCAATACTCCCTTGGCGGACGGAAGAGCCTTGATGAGATAATGCAATTCCCCGGTTGTATAGTCCTCGTCATTAGCCTCCTGAAGTCAGAGTCCACTCGTGCCTGTGAAGCAGCTGCAGGTCTTCTGCGTAACATAACGTCAGTTTCAATATACAGGAAGATGGCCATTGAAAGTGGAGCAATTGAAGAAACAATTAGTCTTCTGTGTAAATCGACGATAACCCCTGAG ATGATGGAGCAGTGTTTGTGTACCATTTGGAACTTTTCTATTGATGAAAACTGGAGATACAAGATTATGAGGAGTGATGTCCTAACAAAGGTTGTTAGCTACCTAGATGAAGAAGATATAAAAGTCAAAGAAGCTGCTGGTGGTATCATATCAAATTTGGCTTTAAGTTCCTCTAATCATGGAGCTCTGGTTGAAGCAGGTGTTATTCCAAAACTG GTCCATCTTTTGCAAACCAAAGAAGATGACTATAAGATTATTAGAAAGGAAGCTAGAAGTTCACTGATACTGCTAGCCTGTGATGATTATTACCACAGCCTTATAATAGAGGAGGGTCTAGTTCGGGTTCCTTTGGTTGGCTCAGCTGCATATAAAGCTTTTAAACCTCTCCCTCATTCATGGCCTTCTTTCCCTGATGGCTCTGAGATTCAACGGAGTTCTCGCCCCTCAAAATATGGTGCTACTGAACTGCTGCTCGGCTTGAGTGTCAATGAGCAGGATACAAAACCAGATGAAGCTAAAATTAATGCCATGATAGGGCGTTCTAATCAGCAATTTCTTGCACGTGTTGGAGCTATTGAGTTGGATGATGAAGGAAATGAGCAATCTGGATCTGAAAAGAATGACCTCTATACCATTTTGCCATGGGTGGATGGTGTTGCACGGCTAGTTTTAATTCTTGGTCTTGAAGATGTCTCTGCAATTAAAAAAGCTGCTAGAGCGATAGGTGATGCATCAACAAGTGAACATATGCGCGCCTCATTCAAGGAAGCTGGGGCTGTTAAACCTCTACTTCAGTTGCTGAAGCACAATGATATACCTGTTAGAGAAGCTGCTGCTTATGCATTGGAAAAATTAAGTGTCAG TTCCACCATCTGTCAGAAGATCAAAGCAGAAGGTGGACTTGAACTGCTCGTAAATACAGTGAAGGATCCACATACCCCAGTAAAACAACTTGAGAAG ATAATATCTGTACTTTCGCGAATGTTTGACATGGGGATTAGTATGGTTGCTGCG CCGGAGAGCTATGCTCGTGAGAATGCAATGAGTGCTGAGAGGAATATTCAAGGTGATACAGCTAGTGGAAACAGTGGAATTTCCCATACATTTGTAAACCAAGAGATGGCCAG TGAGATGATCTTGGATTTTGATGCTATTTCACGCTTAACAAAAGTTCTGAAGGAAGCGTCCCCAAGTCTGCAAGCAAAAGTTTGTTGTGTACTGGAGCATTTAGCAGCTTCGGAGCAACATGCCACTTCAATGACTGCTACTTGCACTGGTTCTGTAATCGAAACTATTCTGGAAATTGGGGTTATTCATG GGACCAGAGCTGATTCTGAAGACTTTGATAACCGTTCTAGTGTAGCCACTGAAGAAGTCAGTCAGGCAGTGTCTGCAGCTGTGAGGTTACTCACAAAGTTATTGAACTTTGATCTTTTCGTCCGCAGCATAAATACTGAGAAATTTACTTCTCTGCTAAGAAGAATGCTCAAATCCAGTTTTCCGCTTCAGTCAAAGGATTGGCTTGCAGCATGCCTTGTTAAGCTAGAATCAAGGGCTGGCTTATCAGGCAATCATGGTATGAGTAGTATAGATATGGAGATAACTATTTATCAGACTATTCCAAGGCTAGTTGAGCGAATGATGACctcattttcttttgaaaataaaagaagTGCCGTAATAGAGCTAAACAAGATAATATCAAGTGGTGTGCTGGAATATACAAGGGCATTGGCTGATACTGGGGGTATATTTCCACTGGTGAAAATGCTTGAAGAGGGTGACGGGGATGCATTGGAAGCTACATTAGCTATCTTGTATAATCTGAGCATGGATCCAGAAAATCACCCAGCAATAATTGCTGCTGGAGCGGTGCCTCTTTTGAAGCGGATTATTCTTGCCGAAGCTCCACACTGGACTAGTGCTATTCAGTTGCTGAGAACATTGCCTGTATGA